One window from the genome of Sphingomonas lacunae encodes:
- a CDS encoding DNA-packaging protein, whose amino-acid sequence MTDLSSRYGSQSSVKARLDALSNRQRERLRTLIGEDAWAMVERHWDVVSRREQRPPEGDWSIWLIMAGRGFGKTRAGAEWIDGLARAYPGCQIALVGATQQDVRDVMIEGPAGLLNIAERGERPLWQPGLKRLVWPGGSLARCFSAAEPEGLRGPQHHFGWADEVARWGTTVGDGGDRAVKAWSNLMLGLRMGERPRVVATTTPRMVPVLQTILNSAGLVTSGGATHDNAANLSADWLRAMDEAYGETALGRQELGGELIEAVAGALWDRRQIEEARGSAIRPGDAEALAAVDVVRIVIGVDPPAGSRGDACGIIVAGRCGDGRCVVFDDRSVENLPPDGWAGAVAEAARDWGADRVVAEANNGGEMVRSVLQAADAGLPVQLVHASRNKAARAEPVAVHYANGRVRHLGRFPKLEDEMCALGAGGDYAGPGRSPDRADALVWALWALMGSAEPRVRGV is encoded by the coding sequence GTGACTGACCTGTCGAGCCGATATGGTTCGCAATCCAGTGTCAAGGCCCGGCTCGACGCCTTGTCAAACCGCCAGCGTGAGCGGTTGCGCACGCTGATCGGCGAGGATGCCTGGGCGATGGTCGAGCGCCATTGGGATGTGGTGTCCCGCCGCGAGCAGCGACCGCCGGAGGGCGATTGGAGTATCTGGCTGATCATGGCCGGACGCGGATTTGGCAAGACTCGGGCTGGGGCGGAATGGATTGACGGACTGGCGCGCGCCTATCCCGGTTGCCAGATCGCACTGGTCGGGGCGACGCAGCAGGATGTGCGTGATGTGATGATCGAGGGCCCGGCGGGCCTGCTCAACATTGCCGAGCGCGGCGAGCGGCCGCTGTGGCAACCGGGGCTGAAGCGGCTGGTGTGGCCGGGCGGGAGCCTGGCGCGCTGCTTTTCGGCCGCCGAACCCGAAGGTCTGCGGGGACCGCAGCATCATTTTGGCTGGGCCGATGAAGTGGCGCGGTGGGGAACGACGGTCGGCGATGGCGGTGACCGGGCGGTGAAGGCGTGGAGCAATCTGATGCTCGGTCTGCGCATGGGCGAGCGACCAAGGGTGGTGGCGACGACCACGCCGCGCATGGTGCCGGTGTTGCAGACGATATTGAACAGCGCGGGGTTGGTGACAAGCGGCGGGGCGACGCATGATAATGCAGCGAACCTGTCCGCCGACTGGCTGAGGGCGATGGACGAAGCCTATGGCGAGACGGCGCTGGGCCGGCAGGAGCTGGGCGGCGAACTGATCGAGGCGGTGGCCGGTGCGCTGTGGGACCGGCGGCAGATAGAGGAGGCGCGTGGTTCGGCCATCCGGCCGGGCGATGCAGAGGCGCTGGCGGCGGTGGATGTGGTGCGCATTGTCATCGGCGTCGATCCGCCGGCGGGCAGCCGGGGCGATGCCTGTGGCATCATCGTAGCGGGGCGCTGTGGCGACGGGCGCTGTGTGGTGTTTGATGACCGCAGTGTCGAAAATCTGCCGCCCGATGGCTGGGCAGGTGCGGTGGCAGAGGCGGCGCGTGACTGGGGCGCCGACCGGGTGGTCGCCGAGGCGAACAATGGCGGCGAGATGGTGCGCAGCGTGTTGCAGGCGGCGGACGCGGGGCTGCCGGTGCAGCTGGTCCACGCCAGCCGCAACAAGGCGGCGCGGGCCGAGCCGGTGGCGGTGCATTATGCCAATGGCCGGGTGCGGCACCTGGGGCGCTTCCCCAAGCTGGAGGACGAGATGTGCGCGCTGGGCGCCGGCGGCGATTATGCCGGGCCGGGCCGATCCCCCGACCGGGCGGATGCGCTGGTCTGGGCGCTGTGGGCGCTGATGGGCAGCGCAGAGCCGCGGGTGCGTGGGGTGTGA
- a CDS encoding phage portal protein: MNLFGIKSRRTPARAVLARTASWIGGAGVGALPRSWEEQVRAAYCANPVAQRVCRIVAEAVGGAPLVADDTPGGAAALALIGAQSGGQALLATVATQMLLHGNAYIQLIASDESGPLSELFALRPERVVVETDGRGWPLAFAYRAGSQTIRLPAEDGRGRVLVAHVKAVHPLDDHYGLGNLSAAARAVAVHNAAAVWNQALLDNAARPSGALVYDPGERGAALSPEQFDRLKAEMEAQFQGSANAGRPMLLEGGLSWQAMSLSPADMDFIALKDSAARDIALAFGVPPMLAGLSGDATYANYREASRALWRLTVLPLAGTILGAINQALASWGMDAGLRVDPDRVTALSEDRERLWARVSAADFLNDAEKRAMLGLSAVTDDRGAAA; encoded by the coding sequence ATGAACCTTTTTGGTATCAAGTCCCGCCGGACTCCGGCGCGGGCGGTTTTGGCGCGGACGGCTTCCTGGATCGGCGGGGCGGGTGTGGGTGCCTTGCCGCGCAGTTGGGAGGAGCAGGTGCGCGCCGCCTATTGCGCCAATCCGGTGGCGCAGCGGGTGTGCCGGATCGTCGCCGAAGCTGTCGGCGGGGCGCCGCTGGTGGCGGATGATACGCCGGGGGGCGCTGCGGCGCTGGCGCTGATCGGTGCGCAAAGCGGCGGGCAGGCGTTGCTGGCAACGGTGGCGACGCAGATGCTGCTGCATGGCAATGCCTATATCCAGCTGATCGCCAGTGACGAAAGTGGGCCGCTGAGTGAGCTGTTCGCGCTGCGGCCCGAGCGGGTGGTGGTCGAGACCGATGGGCGCGGCTGGCCGCTGGCCTTTGCCTATCGCGCCGGATCGCAGACGATACGCCTTCCGGCCGAAGACGGGCGGGGACGAGTGCTGGTGGCGCATGTGAAGGCGGTTCACCCGCTCGACGACCATTATGGGCTGGGCAATCTGAGCGCGGCGGCGCGGGCGGTGGCGGTGCATAATGCGGCGGCGGTATGGAACCAGGCGCTGCTCGACAATGCGGCGCGGCCATCAGGTGCGCTGGTCTATGATCCGGGTGAGCGGGGCGCGGCTTTGTCACCTGAGCAGTTTGACCGGCTGAAGGCCGAGATGGAGGCGCAGTTCCAGGGCAGCGCCAATGCGGGGCGGCCAATGCTGCTTGAAGGCGGATTGAGCTGGCAGGCGATGAGCCTGTCCCCCGCCGACATGGACTTCATCGCGCTGAAAGACAGTGCGGCGCGCGACATCGCGCTGGCCTTTGGCGTGCCGCCGATGCTCGCCGGGCTGAGCGGTGATGCGACCTATGCCAATTATCGCGAAGCGAGCCGGGCGCTGTGGCGGCTGACGGTGCTGCCGCTGGCTGGGACGATCCTCGGCGCGATCAATCAGGCGCTGGCGAGCTGGGGCATGGACGCGGGGCTGCGGGTCGATCCCGACCGGGTGACCGCCCTGTCAGAGGACCGCGAGCGGCTGTGGGCGCGGGTGAGCGCCGCGGATTTCCTAAACGATGCGGAGAAGCGGGCGATGCTGGGCCTGAGCGCCGTGACAGATGATCGAGGAGCAGCGGCATGA
- a CDS encoding DUF6127 family protein: MSGDEDVLARLVRLADERGGDLTNVRALIEQASEAGAERAMMRIGLSDESARDDIAELRQLLAAWRDAKRSAWKAVVDWVVRGFLAILLIGIAVKMGFGAWLK, translated from the coding sequence ATGAGCGGTGACGAGGATGTGCTGGCGCGGCTGGTGCGGCTGGCTGACGAACGTGGCGGTGACCTGACCAACGTCCGCGCGCTGATCGAGCAGGCGAGCGAGGCCGGGGCGGAACGGGCGATGATGCGCATCGGCCTGTCGGACGAAAGCGCGCGCGACGACATTGCCGAGCTGCGGCAGCTGTTGGCGGCCTGGCGCGACGCCAAGCGCAGCGCCTGGAAAGCGGTGGTTGATTGGGTGGTGCGCGGATTCCTTGCCATCCTGTTGATCGGCATCGCGGTCAAGATGGGTTTTGGCGCGTGGCTCAAATGA
- a CDS encoding HK97 family phage prohead protease: MSGTYEPFRFAGYAALFGVRDRGGDVIRPGAFASLGSGAVPLLWQHDPARRIGTVETLAEDARGLRVVARIEGEGATAREVAAMLREGAVDGLSFGYRVKASRAGLPGRDGLATRVLEAIELVEVSVVAQPMQPGARVIAVG; encoded by the coding sequence ATGAGCGGCACATATGAACCATTTCGGTTTGCGGGCTATGCCGCGCTGTTTGGCGTGCGCGACCGGGGCGGCGATGTGATCCGCCCGGGGGCCTTTGCCAGCCTGGGATCAGGGGCGGTGCCACTGTTGTGGCAGCATGACCCGGCGCGGCGGATTGGCACGGTCGAGACGCTGGCCGAGGATGCCCGGGGCCTCCGCGTGGTGGCGCGGATCGAGGGTGAGGGAGCGACGGCGCGCGAAGTGGCGGCGATGCTGCGCGAAGGCGCGGTGGACGGGCTGTCGTTCGGATACCGGGTCAAGGCGTCGCGGGCAGGACTGCCGGGGCGCGACGGGCTGGCGACGCGGGTGCTGGAGGCGATTGAGCTGGTCGAGGTGAGTGTGGTGGCGCAGCCGATGCAGCCGGGGGCGCGGGTGATAGCTGTGGGGTGA
- a CDS encoding phage major capsid protein has product MLEVKADGFDAAFEAAETGDALAALTAEVAGLKARVEAGALRAARLPLDGVKGAADAVDPARTAFVERYLRRGLEAGVEMKSVTGTPNSDGGFAVPREIDAMIDRTLKSVSPIRAIANVVTTGTAGYRKLIAVGGTPSGWVAETAARPMTNTPAFNEVVPPSGHLYANPAASQAMLDDAMFDVEAWLADEVAREFARAEGAAFVTGNGTNQPKGFTTYPVTAEADAVRAYGTVQYVAAGAAGNFAAASPQDRLVDLVHALRAPYRQGAVFVMASDTLARIRKMKTSDGAFIWSPGLTVGQPGTLLGFPVVEAEDMPAVAADSLSIAFGNFQAAYVIADRGETSVLRDPYSNKPFVHFYATKRVGGALVNSEAIKLMRFSAT; this is encoded by the coding sequence ATGTTGGAAGTGAAAGCGGACGGATTTGACGCGGCCTTTGAGGCGGCGGAAACCGGAGATGCGCTGGCGGCGCTGACGGCGGAGGTCGCGGGGCTCAAGGCGCGGGTCGAGGCGGGGGCGTTGCGGGCGGCGCGCTTGCCGCTTGATGGCGTGAAGGGCGCGGCGGACGCAGTGGATCCGGCGCGCACGGCCTTTGTCGAGCGCTATCTGCGGCGCGGGTTGGAGGCCGGGGTCGAGATGAAGAGCGTGACCGGTACGCCGAACAGCGATGGCGGCTTTGCCGTACCGCGCGAGATTGACGCGATGATCGACCGGACGCTGAAGAGCGTGTCGCCGATCCGTGCCATCGCCAATGTGGTGACGACGGGCACGGCGGGCTATCGCAAGCTGATCGCGGTGGGTGGCACGCCTTCGGGCTGGGTGGCCGAAACAGCGGCGCGGCCGATGACCAATACGCCGGCGTTCAACGAGGTGGTGCCGCCTTCGGGCCATCTCTATGCCAATCCGGCGGCGAGCCAGGCGATGCTCGACGATGCGATGTTCGATGTCGAGGCCTGGTTGGCTGATGAGGTGGCGCGCGAATTCGCCCGCGCCGAGGGTGCGGCGTTCGTCACCGGCAATGGCACCAACCAGCCCAAGGGTTTCACCACCTATCCGGTGACGGCAGAGGCTGACGCGGTGCGCGCCTATGGCACGGTGCAATATGTCGCGGCGGGTGCGGCGGGCAATTTTGCCGCGGCGAGCCCGCAGGACCGGCTGGTCGACCTCGTCCATGCGCTGAGGGCGCCCTATCGCCAGGGCGCGGTGTTCGTCATGGCGAGCGACACGCTGGCGCGCATCCGCAAGATGAAGACGAGCGACGGGGCTTTCATCTGGTCCCCCGGCCTGACGGTTGGCCAGCCGGGGACGCTGCTCGGTTTCCCCGTGGTCGAGGCCGAGGACATGCCGGCGGTGGCGGCGGACAGCCTGTCGATCGCCTTTGGCAATTTCCAGGCGGCCTATGTGATCGCCGATCGCGGCGAAACATCGGTTCTGCGCGACCCCTATTCGAACAAGCCGTTCGTGCATTTCTATGCGACGAAGCGGGTCGGCGGCGCGCTGGTCAATTCGGAAGCGATCAAGCTGATGCGGTTCAGCGCGACGTAA
- a CDS encoding tail fiber domain-containing protein, with protein sequence MDSIVRGVVWRPRPFSLDDEQEEGAVAVPQYVFADLVRESCTATGTGPLVLGGALPGHRRFADAVPVGASFCYAVAGITDPAQWENGIGQIDGQGRLVRLTISASSAGGARVDFAAGLKSVALTVGANWFAEASVPPEIGEVTGLQAALNGKQAAGNYALSAHSHVLGDVTGLQAALDSRQPVSTGHGSATLIDAADQITVRRGSGWVNVPGSAVLARDANGNVALGTGGAAAQSRIDVQSAAGIWHQIRLSAGQPSSACYMGAVNMAVGSWMFDAAYYGTSLQWMPVHTVASGIRMVAGEVLLCGNSGLTVGALYVPTTLMAAGAASVRPGTDNVRSLGTAGARWTQLFAATGTIATSDRETKRDIEAIPDDWLDAWSGVDWRRFRFVDGQRWHTGLVAQEVHEAFARLGLDATGIGLICIDEDGEGGRIWGLRYNECFAIEAAWQRRELARVHAAIQAPRRRRHAVRAKRDSAAGTETGA encoded by the coding sequence ATGGACAGCATTGTTCGGGGCGTGGTCTGGCGACCGCGCCCTTTTTCTTTGGATGATGAGCAAGAGGAGGGGGCTGTGGCGGTTCCGCAATATGTCTTTGCTGATCTGGTGCGTGAAAGCTGCACGGCGACGGGAACGGGCCCGCTGGTGCTCGGCGGAGCCTTGCCGGGACACCGCCGCTTTGCCGATGCGGTGCCGGTGGGTGCCAGCTTTTGTTACGCCGTGGCGGGGATCACCGACCCGGCGCAATGGGAAAATGGCATTGGCCAGATCGACGGGCAGGGGCGGCTGGTTCGGCTGACCATATCCGCTTCGTCGGCAGGCGGGGCGCGGGTGGATTTTGCCGCAGGACTGAAGAGCGTGGCACTGACCGTGGGCGCCAACTGGTTTGCCGAGGCCAGCGTACCGCCGGAGATTGGGGAGGTGACAGGCCTTCAGGCGGCGCTCAATGGCAAGCAGGCGGCGGGCAATTATGCGCTGAGTGCACATAGCCACGTTTTGGGCGATGTGACGGGATTGCAAGCCGCGCTCGACAGCCGGCAGCCGGTTTCAACCGGGCACGGCAGCGCTACGTTGATCGACGCGGCGGACCAGATCACGGTGCGACGCGGAAGCGGCTGGGTCAATGTGCCGGGATCGGCGGTGCTGGCGCGGGACGCCAATGGCAATGTCGCGCTGGGCACTGGAGGAGCTGCGGCACAATCGCGGATCGATGTGCAGTCCGCGGCTGGTATCTGGCACCAGATACGCCTGAGCGCCGGCCAGCCGTCAAGTGCCTGCTACATGGGCGCGGTCAACATGGCTGTCGGGTCTTGGATGTTCGACGCGGCCTATTATGGCACCAGCTTGCAATGGATGCCGGTTCATACGGTCGCTTCGGGGATCCGCATGGTCGCCGGTGAAGTGCTGTTATGCGGCAACAGTGGCCTGACTGTGGGCGCATTATATGTGCCGACAACGCTGATGGCGGCAGGGGCCGCTTCGGTCAGGCCGGGGACCGACAACGTCCGGTCACTCGGGACGGCGGGAGCGCGCTGGACACAGTTGTTTGCTGCCACGGGGACGATCGCGACATCGGATCGCGAAACCAAGCGGGATATCGAGGCCATCCCTGACGACTGGCTCGACGCATGGAGCGGGGTCGATTGGCGGCGGTTCCGCTTTGTCGATGGGCAACGCTGGCACACCGGACTGGTAGCGCAGGAGGTCCATGAAGCGTTTGCCCGGCTTGGGTTGGATGCCACGGGCATCGGCCTGATCTGCATTGATGAGGATGGCGAAGGCGGGCGCATCTGGGGCCTGCGCTATAATGAATGTTTTGCCATCGAGGCGGCTTGGCAGCGGCGCGAACTGGCGAGGGTGCATGCGGCCATCCAAGCGCCGCGTCGCCGCCGCCATGCTGTCAGGGCGAAGCGGGATTCCGCCGCCGGAACGGAGACCGGCGCATGA
- a CDS encoding head-tail connector protein yields MAVVETEPLPLAAGLDEAREFARLGAGIDDVVLAALLRSATGICEQFTGVALVSRAVNETVNIRVGEWQRLARAPVSAITAVVGVPAEGAAFALPVGNHAIDIDPQGDGWVRVSEPGIAGRMRVTYQAGLAANAGLVPEPLRQGIVMLAAHLMRERDRDVPGEPPAAVAALWRPWRRMRLS; encoded by the coding sequence ATGGCGGTGGTGGAGACAGAGCCGCTGCCGCTGGCGGCGGGGCTCGACGAGGCGCGCGAATTTGCGCGGCTCGGCGCGGGCATTGATGATGTGGTGCTGGCGGCACTGCTGCGTAGTGCGACGGGCATTTGCGAGCAGTTCACCGGCGTGGCGCTGGTCAGCCGGGCGGTGAACGAGACAGTGAATATCCGGGTGGGCGAGTGGCAAAGATTGGCGCGGGCGCCGGTCAGCGCGATCACCGCGGTGGTTGGCGTGCCGGCGGAGGGTGCGGCCTTTGCCCTGCCGGTGGGCAACCATGCCATCGACATCGATCCGCAGGGAGATGGCTGGGTGCGGGTGAGCGAACCCGGCATCGCCGGGCGGATGCGCGTGACCTATCAGGCCGGGCTGGCGGCGAATGCGGGGCTGGTGCCCGAGCCGTTGCGGCAGGGCATTGTCATGCTCGCCGCCCATCTGATGCGCGAACGGGACAGGGACGTGCCGGGCGAACCGCCGGCGGCGGTGGCGGCGTTGTGGCGCCCCTGGCGGCGGATGCGCCTGTCATGA
- a CDS encoding tail completion protein gp17 has protein sequence MSIEAAWREAVRAALAADTLWAATVNRIGDGESEGAPVPSAWIGDCIGSDWGAKALPGRELRLGLTILDRGEGERIAALSAAAEAALMAMPRGLTGSDGGAWDSSGPLVTRVRMTRRRDGTRVAMIDVRLRAWRV, from the coding sequence ATGAGCATTGAGGCGGCATGGCGCGAGGCGGTGCGGGCGGCTTTGGCGGCGGATACCCTCTGGGCGGCGACGGTCAACCGGATCGGCGACGGAGAGAGCGAGGGCGCGCCGGTGCCGAGCGCATGGATTGGCGACTGTATCGGGAGTGATTGGGGCGCCAAGGCATTGCCGGGGCGTGAACTGCGGCTGGGCCTGACCATCCTTGATCGCGGTGAAGGTGAGCGGATCGCCGCGCTGTCGGCAGCGGCAGAGGCGGCTCTGATGGCAATGCCGCGCGGGTTGACCGGGAGCGATGGCGGGGCGTGGGACAGCAGCGGGCCGTTGGTGACGCGGGTGCGGATGACCCGGCGGCGCGATGGCACGCGGGTGGCGATGATCGACGTGCGGCTGAGGGCCTGGAGGGTGTGA
- a CDS encoding phage tail tube protein: protein MPMEKGSAFLLKIGNGATPVVYATVAGLRTTQLSINGDAVNITSKDSGGWRELLSGAGTRSVSVAAAGIFTGSSAEVRVQANALAGLIDDYELAFESGTRMRGKFLVTRLDHAGDYNGERNYTLSLESSGPVVAL from the coding sequence ATGCCGATGGAAAAGGGCAGTGCCTTTCTGTTGAAGATTGGCAATGGGGCGACCCCGGTCGTCTATGCGACGGTGGCCGGCCTCAGGACGACGCAGCTTTCAATCAATGGCGATGCGGTGAACATCACCAGCAAGGACTCAGGCGGCTGGCGCGAACTGTTGTCGGGCGCGGGGACGCGATCGGTCAGCGTTGCGGCAGCGGGGATATTCACCGGGTCGTCGGCTGAAGTGCGGGTGCAGGCCAATGCGCTGGCCGGGCTGATTGACGATTATGAACTGGCGTTCGAGAGCGGGACGCGGATGCGCGGCAAGTTCCTCGTCACGCGGCTCGACCATGCCGGCGATTATAATGGCGAGCGCAACTATACGCTGAGCCTGGAATCGAGCGGGCCGGTGGTGGCGCTGTGA
- a CDS encoding GTA-gp10 family protein produces MSANEARGEAAIGGFVLRPSFAALVAAEQELGPLFALVERAAEGRLTLGETVALFWHCLSDRPEALSREAFGEAMAAAGLAAMAPVLRVLLGQILKGR; encoded by the coding sequence GTGAGTGCGAATGAAGCGCGTGGCGAGGCGGCGATTGGTGGCTTTGTCCTGCGACCAAGCTTTGCCGCGCTGGTGGCGGCAGAGCAGGAATTGGGACCATTGTTCGCGCTGGTCGAGCGGGCGGCCGAGGGGCGGCTGACGCTGGGCGAGACGGTCGCGTTGTTTTGGCATTGCCTCAGCGACCGGCCCGAAGCCTTGAGCCGGGAAGCCTTTGGTGAGGCGATGGCGGCAGCGGGGTTGGCGGCAATGGCACCGGTGCTGCGTGTCCTGCTCGGGCAGATATTGAAGGGGCGGTGA
- a CDS encoding phage tail assembly chaperone: MARFAEVAARLAGVVAVLLGWRPEEFWRATPEELAGVLAALAGDEAAPVDGAVVERLRGMFPDG; this comes from the coding sequence ATGGCGCGCTTTGCCGAGGTGGCGGCGCGGTTGGCTGGTGTGGTGGCGGTGCTGCTTGGCTGGCGGCCGGAGGAGTTCTGGCGGGCCACCCCTGAGGAACTGGCGGGCGTGCTGGCAGCGCTGGCAGGGGATGAGGCTGCGCCGGTGGATGGCGCGGTGGTCGAGCGACTGAGGGGGATGTTTCCGGACGGGTGA
- a CDS encoding tail tape measure protein: MADEIDTLVIGVRADVRAFSADVAAMRAGLDGPLADGAERAGRAIEGALLRAVRTGKFGFDDLRRVALSTMAEIARSALSAGVGSLFGGGDGKAGGGLLNLASSLIPALLGAPGRATGGPVAPGQAYRVGERGPEWFVPTSAGRVETGAVGGDRHVRITVNVGGGAGADPQRMAASGRQIAQAVRRAIEAAGD; this comes from the coding sequence ATGGCTGATGAGATTGACACGCTGGTGATCGGCGTGCGGGCGGATGTGCGGGCTTTTTCGGCCGATGTGGCGGCGATGCGGGCGGGGCTGGACGGGCCGCTCGCCGATGGTGCGGAGCGGGCCGGGCGGGCGATCGAGGGGGCGCTGTTGAGGGCGGTCAGGACCGGCAAGTTCGGTTTCGACGACCTGAGGCGGGTGGCGCTGTCAACAATGGCGGAGATTGCGCGCAGCGCGCTGAGTGCAGGCGTTGGTTCGTTGTTCGGTGGCGGTGACGGCAAGGCGGGCGGCGGCTTGCTCAACCTGGCGTCGAGCCTGATCCCCGCGCTCTTGGGGGCGCCGGGGCGGGCGACCGGTGGACCGGTGGCACCGGGCCAGGCCTATCGCGTCGGCGAGCGCGGGCCGGAATGGTTCGTGCCGACATCGGCAGGTCGGGTCGAGACGGGCGCGGTCGGCGGGGATCGGCATGTCAGGATCACTGTCAATGTTGGTGGCGGCGCGGGTGCCGACCCGCAGCGGATGGCGGCGAGCGGCCGGCAGATCGCGCAGGCGGTGCGGCGCGCGATCGAAGCGGCGGGAGACTGA